Proteins encoded within one genomic window of Pygocentrus nattereri isolate fPygNat1 chromosome 9, fPygNat1.pri, whole genome shotgun sequence:
- the si:ch211-112c15.8 gene encoding tumor necrosis factor receptor superfamily member 1A, whose translation MVTGNLKSRLTMTTSPIVYVLALALVAVSLCQTGHDLECQRPNDGQTGKSARCPAGCRKVESSSSKHIICKKCGPETYIDAESALTECISCFQCDLVGNKIVKSECTPQKNRVCGCKDGFYRTTPLKDYFCKDCKDCRNCSMCPDCKDKCKNVSCKHGQYLDSKGKCQPCPNNQCSHESCKSFCTKDKTGNSRLELVIILPVLLLLLGLLAVLLICWACGKRISCSLVCKKDGILHNNHNGILPHVPIPVQRHVHVQMSPIVNVEPSRDTETRKAQRLHDVVEGTIETPLIENGDSKGWNKCEAQKETWPAAVLYTIIREIPVRRWKEFLRLLSVSDDQMERVELEAGPSYLERQYQMLRLWSQRSEVDLENIYSTLHYMDLSGCAQELQKKLQQLQEVLKVDTGMT comes from the exons GCACTGGCTCTGGTTGCAGTCTCTCTTTGCCAGACTGGACATGACTTGGAATGTCAAAGGCCAAATGATGGGCAAACTGGGAAATCAGCAAGATGTCCGGCAG GCTGTCGCAAAGtagaatcatcatcatcaaaacacaTTATCTGCAAGAAATGTGGCCCGGAGACTTACATAGATGCAGAGAGTGCACTAACAGAATGTATAAGTTGTTTCCAGTGTGATCTTGTGG GGAATAAGATTGTTAAGAGTGAATGCACACCTCAGAAGAACCGAGTATGCGGCTGCAAAGACGGCTTTTACAGAACTACCCCTTTAAAGGATTATTTCTGTAAGGATTGTAAAGATTGCAGGAACTGCAGCATGT GCCCTGATTGTAAAGATAAATGCAAGAATGTGTCTTGCAAGCATGGCCAGTATTTGGATTCGAAGGGGAAATGCCAGCCATGTCCCAA taaCCAATGCAGTCATGAGTCCTGTAAGTCTTTCTGTACAAAAG ACAAGACTGGAAATTCGAGGTTGGAGCTTGTGATCATTCTGCCTGTTTTGCTGCTACTGCTGGGGCTTCTTGCTGTCCTCCTCATTTGCTGGGCCTGTGGGAAGAGAATATCTTGCAGCTTGGTGTGCAAAAAGGATGGAATTTTACACAACAATCATAATGGAATCCTACCACATGTGCCAATACCTG TTCAGCGTCATGTACACGTTCAGATGTCCCCG aTCGTAAATGTTGAACCCTCCCGAGATACAGAGACCAGAAAAGCACAGAGACTTCACGACGTGGTCGAGGGCACCATTGAAACGCCACTTATTGAAAATGGAGATTCAAAAG GGTGGAACAAGTGCGAGGCACAGAAAGAGACCTGGCCGGCTGCAGTGCTGTACACCATCATCAGAGAGATTCCTGTGAGGCGCTGGAAGGAGTTCTTGCGGCTGCTCTCGGTTTCTGATGATCAGATGGAGAGAGTGGAGCTGGAGGCTGGACCCTCGTATCTAGAGCGGCAGTACCAGATGCTAAGACTGTGGAGCCAAAGGAGCGAGGTGGACCTGGAGAACATctactctacactacactacatggACCTGTCAGGCTGTGCCCAGGAACTGCAGAAGAAGCTGCAGCAGCTACAGGAGGTTCTGAAGGTCGACACAGGCATGACCTAA